In Mucilaginibacter sp. KACC 22063, the genomic stretch AATGCCAATGATGACTTGCCGCTGCCGCTTAAACCGGTAATTACTACCAGCTTGTTACGTGGGAAAGAAACATCTATATTTTTTAAGTTGTGAACCCGGGCTCCATAAACTTCAACTTCACTTTGCTCGCCCAGATCAACGTTATTTTTATTCATAAATTACTATCGGAAAACTAATGTAACCCTGCTTACACAGCTATGTTTGTGCCATAGTTTAAATAGCAGAAAAAGAGGCACAAATATAACAAAAAAAGGCCGTTCTGTCAGCTGGACAAAACGGCCTCTACATGCTCCGTAATATTTTAATTAGCAACCAATAACTCTGCTGGCGGGGTAAACTCTGTGGTTACCGTTTTATACCCGTATTTACGCGGTTTCTCAATCACCTCTTTCATGGCAATGAGCTTGTAAATATATGAGCCTGTTTCTTTGTTAAGGCTCATGCGGTAATAGTTGCCCTGGTTATGGCGGTTAATGGCACGTGCCACACGTGGCGACCCTGCATTATAAGCAGCAGCGGCCAATGTCCAGCTGTTAAACTGTCCATAAAGTTCTTTAAGGTATTTGCAGGCAGCAATAGTTGATTTGCGGACATTTAAACGCTCGTCTTTACTGCTGTTTACCTTTAGCCCATAGTCGCGGGCGGTTTGTGGCATAAACTGCCATAATCCACGCGCGCCTTTAGGTGAGGTGCCTTCTTTAAGGCCCGACTCTACCAATGGCATGTACTTAAAATCTTCCGGAATGCCGTATGCAAGCAAAATCGGCTCAATGATCGGAAATAGTTTGGCAGCTTTCTTTTGCAATAATTGCGAACCTACCCTTGCGTAGCTATGGCGCCATAACGAAACTTTGATTTTTCTGTTGGCTTTTTTATTAGCTACCGGCATAGACTCATCGGCAAAATTGTAGCCTTTGTTTGGTTCAATACGCGGCGTCAGGTAAGGTGCAAAGCGTGTTATTTTTACCTGACTTCTCTTTTCAGTTGTACTGCAAATAAACAGTTTGAAAATGACAACCGACACCAATATTACGGAGCACGTAATTAGATGTTTTTTAATCATTCAATGTATTTTAGTTCAACAATAGTAGGTTGATGTGTCGGCAAAGGTAAAAAAACAGGTCAGAATATCAAATAGTTAGCCACCCCTTAGTGTTTATCAACATGTTGATAACTTTTAAAAACACTTGTTTTTAACTATGTATGCATAGTTTTTTTGTGAAAAAATAAATTCCAAATTTCATTAAATTTCGTAACTTTACACCCCTCGCTGAGAAGCGTTAACCCCCAAAAGTATGGTATTTAGAAAACCAGGCAACAGTCGCGACGACAAGCCATCAAGATCAACAGGAAGAAGCGCAAAAAGCGCAGAAGGTTCAGGAAGCAGAGCTTCATCGGGTCCGCGTTCATCCTCAAAATTCAACAAAGATTTTAACGATTCACCAAGACGTCCCCGTACTACATCGGAAGACGGAGAACGTAGCTTTAGCAAGTCAGCTGACAGCAAAAGCGGCGAGCGTAGTTTTGGCCGTTCAAGTGGTGGCGACCGCCCTTACAAAAGTACCGGAAAATCTTTTGGTGATAAACCTGCCCGCAAAACAGGCGATAAGCCATTTGGTGGCAAAAGCAGTGACCGTTCATTCGGCGATAAAAAGTTTGGCAATAAGTCGGGCTTTGGCAAGTCAGAAGGAAGGTCGTTTGGCAACCGCAGCAGCGATAAGCCTTATGGCGAAAAGAAATTCGGTAATAAATCTGGTTTTAACAGATCAGAAGGCGAATCATTCGGCAATCGTAGTTCAGAAGGACGTTATGAAAAACGTACAGAGAACTTTGGTAGACCGTTCAAAAAATCATACGACAAGCCAGAGCGTTCACGCGACTTTGATGCCGACAAAAAACCTGCACGTACCATGCGTGCAAAAAAATCAACCACCACTACAGAAAGTAAAGACGACGGCCTGATCAGGTTGAACCGTTATATTTCAAACGCAGGTATTTGCTCACGCCGTAAAGCTGATGAGTTGATACAAGCCGGCGTTGTTAGTGTTAATGGCGAGGTTGTTTCAGAACTTGGCTATAAGGTTGATCCCTCGAAAGATTTGATCCGTTACAATGGGGAAACATTGAAGCGCGAAAAAATGGTTTACGTGTTATTAAATAAACCAAAGGATTATATTACTACAACCGACGATCCGCAGGAACGTCGCACAGTAATGCAGTTGGTTGATAAAGCCAGCAAAGAACGCATTTATCCTGTAGGCCGTTTAGACCGTAATACAACAGGTTTACTGCTGATGACCAATGATGGCGACCTGGCAGATAAACTTTCGCACCCACGTAATAGCATTACCAAGATATACCAGGTTGAGTTAAGCAAAAGCTTAACCCAGGGAGATTTAAATAAAATACAATTTGGTGTTGAGCTGGAAGACGGCTTTATTAAGCCAGATGCAGTATCTTATGTACAGGGCGGAACAAAACGCGAAGTAGGTATCCAGATCCATAGCGGACGTAACCGCATCGTTCGCCGTATATTTGAACATTTAGGTTATGAAGTAGAAAAGCTTGACCGTTCGGTTTATGCCAACCTTACCAAAAAGGACCTTCCGCGTGGCCGATGGAGATTTTTAGACGAAAAAGAGGTGATACAATTAAAGAACCTTGTAAAATAAAACGAAGCCCTTTGTGAAAGCAAAGGGCTTTTTTGTTGAAGCCTCACCGCAACCCTCTCCAAAAGGAGAGGGAGTTTATACTATCGAAATCGTCTTTGCGAGGAGTGTAAACGACGAAGCAATCCCCGAGAGGCATGTTTGACCTCACCCCAGCCCTCCTCAAAAGGAAAGGGCGTTTTATTATCAAGATCGTCTTTGCGAGGAACGATGCAATCACTAGCAATTAATTTGCATCCTGGTGATTGCTTCTCCGCCGAAAGCGGATCGCAATGACGTATCTGATAATATTTTTGAGTCTTATCTACTATATATAAATCACTTTGGCCGGGTAGGATTTAGGTAACGCTTCTCTTTTATAATAAATTATCCCCACTCCTCAAAAGCTGGTACAACTAATACTTTAATTCATATCTTTTCTAAATTGCATTTTTAGCTTGTAGTTGCACACATTGTAACGCTTCCGTTACGACATTTGAATTGCAGCGACTGCCTTAAAATTAAATAGTTATGAACGTTGAAATATTAGCCCGTGTCCAATTCGCGTTTACAATTGCTTTCCATTACATCTATCCGCCGCTTAGCATTGGCCTTGGATTAAACATGGTCATTATGGAAGCCATGTATCTGAAAACCGGAGAGAAGATCTATGAAAAGATGACCAAATTTTTTGTGCGCATTTTCGCCTTAATATTTGGTATCGGTGTGGCTACCGGTATTGTAATGGAATTTGAGTTTGGTACCAACTGGGCTACCTATTCCCGTTATGTGGGCGATGTTTTTGGCAGCGCATTGGCCGCTGAAGGTATCTTTGCCTTTGCGCTCGAATCTGGTTTCCTGGGTATATTACTTTTCGGCTGGAATAAGGTTAGTCCTAAAGTGCATTTCATTTCAACATTGCTGGTCACATTAGGGTCAATGTTTTCGGCCATATGGATAGTGGTTGCTAATTCATGGCAGCAAACCCCTGCAGGTTATCACATAGTGGGTACCGGCTTCAATGCCCGGGCACAGATCACCGATTTTTGGGCAATGGTTTTTAACCCGTCATCCGTGCAGCGCATAACGCATGTATGGCTGGGGGCATTTTTATCAGGTACGTTTTTGGTGTTAAGTATCAGCGCCTATTACCTGCTTAAAAACCGTTATGTCAGTTTTTCAAGAAAGTCATTCAAAATATCCTTGGTACTGGCCACCATTTGTTCACTGGCGCAACTATTCGCAGGCCATGAGTCGGCAAAGGTAGTGGCCGATTACCA encodes the following:
- a CDS encoding lytic transglycosylase domain-containing protein; the encoded protein is MIKKHLITCSVILVSVVIFKLFICSTTEKRSQVKITRFAPYLTPRIEPNKGYNFADESMPVANKKANRKIKVSLWRHSYARVGSQLLQKKAAKLFPIIEPILLAYGIPEDFKYMPLVESGLKEGTSPKGARGLWQFMPQTARDYGLKVNSSKDERLNVRKSTIAACKYLKELYGQFNSWTLAAAAYNAGSPRVARAINRHNQGNYYRMSLNKETGSYIYKLIAMKEVIEKPRKYGYKTVTTEFTPPAELLVAN
- a CDS encoding cytochrome ubiquinol oxidase subunit I: MNVEILARVQFAFTIAFHYIYPPLSIGLGLNMVIMEAMYLKTGEKIYEKMTKFFVRIFALIFGIGVATGIVMEFEFGTNWATYSRYVGDVFGSALAAEGIFAFALESGFLGILLFGWNKVSPKVHFISTLLVTLGSMFSAIWIVVANSWQQTPAGYHIVGTGFNARAQITDFWAMVFNPSSVQRITHVWLGAFLSGTFLVLSISAYYLLKNRYVSFSRKSFKISLVLATICSLAQLFAGHESAKVVADYQPAKLAAIEGHFDGSKPADMYLIGYIDQKKNETKGIGIPGGLSFITKGDFKKPVTGLNNFKPDDRPHALNFVFQTYHLMVAIGMFMIALTLYACFLWWRGKLFNKRWLMYIFAFSVLLPQLANQVGWYTAEVGRQPWVVYGLLRTSHALSQAVKAEAVVFSLILFTFVYIILFSLFIYLLNKKIKHGPFDEENLDHSPRHIEMADSLS
- a CDS encoding pseudouridine synthase; translated protein: MVFRKPGNSRDDKPSRSTGRSAKSAEGSGSRASSGPRSSSKFNKDFNDSPRRPRTTSEDGERSFSKSADSKSGERSFGRSSGGDRPYKSTGKSFGDKPARKTGDKPFGGKSSDRSFGDKKFGNKSGFGKSEGRSFGNRSSDKPYGEKKFGNKSGFNRSEGESFGNRSSEGRYEKRTENFGRPFKKSYDKPERSRDFDADKKPARTMRAKKSTTTTESKDDGLIRLNRYISNAGICSRRKADELIQAGVVSVNGEVVSELGYKVDPSKDLIRYNGETLKREKMVYVLLNKPKDYITTTDDPQERRTVMQLVDKASKERIYPVGRLDRNTTGLLLMTNDGDLADKLSHPRNSITKIYQVELSKSLTQGDLNKIQFGVELEDGFIKPDAVSYVQGGTKREVGIQIHSGRNRIVRRIFEHLGYEVEKLDRSVYANLTKKDLPRGRWRFLDEKEVIQLKNLVK